In Limibacter armeniacum, a single window of DNA contains:
- the xrtK gene encoding exosortase K has protein sequence MIEHKNIPYYISAIGLFIILKYLYTIADISDLIFLLEPTNLVVKFLTGAKSVFIQDSGYYFQQLDIIIDKSCAGFNFWLLCFLMLVFLSLKYFEKVILKISAFIFSFIGAYIFTVLVNSSRIFVSVIIQKQAALALPIKEKIIHEGIGILTNLTFLILIYLITERILKTRNANAKLT, from the coding sequence GTGATAGAACATAAAAACATACCCTACTACATAAGTGCTATTGGGTTATTTATCATACTGAAGTACCTGTATACGATAGCGGACATATCTGACTTAATTTTTTTACTTGAACCTACCAATCTTGTTGTCAAATTTTTGACAGGTGCTAAATCTGTTTTCATTCAAGACAGTGGGTACTATTTTCAACAATTAGATATCATTATAGACAAATCATGTGCAGGGTTTAACTTTTGGCTCTTATGCTTTTTAATGCTGGTATTCCTTAGCTTAAAATATTTTGAGAAAGTGATTCTTAAAATCTCAGCATTTATTTTTTCATTTATAGGAGCTTATATATTTACTGTATTGGTAAATAGTTCAAGGATTTTTGTCTCTGTGATTATCCAGAAACAAGCAGCCTTGGCACTTCCTATCAAGGAGAAAATCATTCATGAAGGCATTGGTATACTCACCAACCTGACTTTTTTGATACTTATATACTTAATAACAGAGAGGATACTTAAAACTAGAAACGCTAATGCGAAACTTACTTAA
- a CDS encoding MarR family winged helix-turn-helix transcriptional regulator, translating to MKEDLVKELGLRALGTRLKRIADAMSHSSRAMYKKLDLDIEPNWYLILKLVNERKAISVIDIADSIGFTHQSVITITNKMIKKGYLKSAKDANDLRRTVFTLTPKAIDTLPAVEQIWDCGEEVITEMLHHQTEILKYLDTIEQQFNQSSFGDRIIHKLKSEQDGEAS from the coding sequence ATGAAAGAGGATTTAGTAAAAGAGTTAGGTCTTAGGGCACTGGGAACAAGACTCAAAAGAATTGCCGATGCGATGTCACACAGTTCCAGAGCTATGTATAAAAAACTGGACTTGGATATAGAGCCTAACTGGTATTTGATTTTAAAACTGGTCAATGAGCGTAAGGCTATATCCGTAATCGATATAGCTGACAGTATTGGCTTTACACACCAATCTGTGATTACCATTACCAATAAGATGATCAAGAAAGGATACCTGAAAAGTGCCAAAGATGCCAATGACTTAAGAAGGACTGTATTTACCCTCACCCCGAAAGCTATTGATACGCTTCCGGCGGTGGAACAAATATGGGATTGCGGTGAGGAGGTGATCACAGAAATGCTTCATCACCAAACTGAAATTTTAAAATACTTGGATACCATAGAACAGCAGTTCAATCAATCCTCATTTGGGGACAGAATCATTCATAAACTAAAAAGTGAACAAGATGGCGAAGCTTCATAA
- a CDS encoding OsmC family protein, with the protein MAKLHNYQTTVEWTGNEGEGTLNYKSYNRDHLISVVGKYDSIKASSDPAFLGDKSRYNPEELFLSSLSSCHMLWYLHLCATNNIIVSEYQDNATGIMEESDNGSGKFVEVTLNPVVTIDNLEKKQLAIELHEAANKMCFIANSCNFIVSHNPEIKIK; encoded by the coding sequence ATGGCGAAGCTTCATAATTATCAAACTACGGTCGAATGGACAGGTAATGAGGGAGAAGGAACGTTGAATTACAAATCCTACAACAGGGATCACCTTATTAGTGTTGTAGGTAAATATGATTCCATCAAGGCATCTTCTGACCCTGCCTTTCTAGGTGACAAAAGCAGGTACAACCCTGAAGAACTATTTCTCTCATCACTATCCTCATGTCATATGCTTTGGTATTTACACCTTTGTGCTACCAACAATATTATTGTTTCTGAATATCAGGACAATGCTACCGGCATTATGGAAGAAAGTGATAATGGCAGTGGGAAGTTTGTAGAGGTTACGCTCAATCCAGTTGTAACAATAGACAACCTAGAAAAAAAACAACTGGCTATTGAATTACATGAAGCAGCCAACAAGATGTGTTTTATCGCTAATTCGTGTAACTTTATCGTTTCACATAACCCTGAAATTAAAATCAAATAG
- a CDS encoding MSEP-CTERM sorting domain-containing protein gives MRNLLNPKWILIINTLPIVILFLILYGEFQIIKSLLSEENITLWKTFGLTLGVLGLLNFGYATYLILKQQSISFYYAIFALLSHLPFIYLYAFHLQEIIPSSIPDWMIPGSMVIYVGTFLMPTLAYALFILVTHFTPVDQGLKAKKSFYMAIMIPIVWYVFAQVILPLWQPTESFFNIHVILILLIAGTLAFLFFLVRGILILATKKSVVWQKYQLYWKVPISIILPLTGLALNNGVLNDSLTMGEIGIFGNFSNHWFYIIALLNGIFICLPNREHKLYRILLFFGRCLTFAYTFYFFIVFLPFLPLSVIAIVAIGTGFLMLTPLVLFIVHINELANDFTFLRTYYTNSAIWIFSIVGFMTIPLIITNDYLNDRKTLHQTLDYLYSPDYSKKYHLDKASLQNTLAVIKKHKEKNNNDFFGSHQPYLSSYFNFLVLDNLTLSDAKINTIEKIFFGRTSLELRTENIQNDKVSISNISTNSVFDQSQNAWKSWVELEITNQNKDARWLSEYATTLDLPEGTWISDYYLYVGDKKEMGILAEKKSAMWVFSNIRSENRDPGILYYLTGNKVAFRVFPFSNNETRKTGFELIHKEPIQFTIDEHTVELGKPKTDQEHIVETDDMVYVSVQQKQELTKVYRKPYFHFILDISKEENISRFKKQIGFITEKYKSLTENAKISLVNSVVSTTSLDDNWEQQLQEENFGEGFYIDRAIKTTLFNSYKAQSDTYPVMVVVTDNLENAVFNKDLSDWQFAFPEGDIFYNLNESGELEPHSLTSNPYQSIRSNKPLSFSHPVLAYKLKDNSIRYIPDNQKASVILKSDLFEVQSADISEKDWTSALILQGKWISNTLHPETSSQEWLNLVKYSFTSKIMTPVTSYLVVENEAQKAILKKKQKQVLSGNRSLDLSEDTQRMSEPSLILLAVLLIFVIWYKQRRTATNE, from the coding sequence ATGCGAAACTTACTTAATCCGAAATGGATACTCATCATCAATACACTACCCATTGTTATACTGTTTTTAATCTTATATGGTGAGTTTCAGATTATCAAGAGCCTATTGAGTGAAGAGAATATAACCCTTTGGAAAACATTTGGATTGACATTGGGTGTTCTAGGGCTACTTAACTTTGGATATGCAACCTACCTTATCCTAAAGCAGCAAAGTATTTCGTTCTACTATGCCATTTTCGCCTTACTCTCTCATCTTCCTTTTATTTACCTTTATGCTTTTCACCTTCAGGAGATAATTCCTTCTTCTATTCCTGACTGGATGATACCAGGTAGTATGGTTATATATGTTGGCACATTTCTGATGCCGACACTTGCTTATGCCTTGTTTATTCTGGTGACACATTTCACGCCAGTAGACCAAGGTCTCAAAGCTAAAAAAAGCTTTTACATGGCCATTATGATACCTATCGTATGGTATGTTTTTGCACAAGTAATACTGCCGCTATGGCAACCTACTGAAAGCTTTTTTAATATTCATGTGATACTAATCCTCCTCATAGCAGGTACTTTAGCTTTTCTATTCTTCCTAGTCCGTGGTATACTGATCTTAGCTACTAAAAAATCAGTGGTCTGGCAGAAATATCAATTGTATTGGAAGGTTCCTATCTCAATCATTCTCCCCTTGACAGGATTGGCATTAAACAATGGGGTCTTAAACGACAGCCTCACAATGGGAGAAATAGGCATTTTTGGAAATTTCTCCAACCATTGGTTTTATATCATTGCTCTCCTGAATGGTATTTTTATCTGTTTGCCCAACCGTGAACATAAGTTATACCGCATACTCCTTTTCTTTGGCAGGTGTCTTACATTTGCCTACACTTTTTACTTTTTCATTGTATTCCTTCCTTTTCTTCCGTTATCCGTTATTGCCATTGTAGCAATTGGTACAGGATTCCTGATGCTGACTCCATTAGTTTTATTTATAGTTCATATCAATGAGTTGGCTAATGATTTCACATTCCTGAGAACATACTATACCAACAGTGCGATATGGATATTTTCCATTGTAGGTTTTATGACGATTCCCCTTATTATCACAAACGATTACCTGAATGACAGAAAGACTTTACACCAGACTTTAGACTACCTCTACAGTCCTGACTATTCAAAAAAATATCACCTAGACAAAGCTTCACTTCAGAACACCTTAGCGGTTATCAAAAAGCATAAGGAGAAAAATAATAATGACTTTTTTGGAAGCCATCAACCTTACCTGTCTTCATATTTCAACTTTCTTGTATTGGATAACCTGACCTTATCTGATGCCAAGATCAACACCATCGAAAAGATATTCTTTGGTCGTACTTCACTTGAACTACGAACTGAAAATATTCAGAATGACAAGGTTTCCATTTCCAACATTTCAACAAACAGTGTATTTGATCAATCCCAAAATGCTTGGAAAAGCTGGGTGGAGTTAGAAATCACCAATCAAAATAAGGATGCCAGATGGCTATCAGAATATGCGACAACATTGGACCTACCTGAAGGTACATGGATCAGTGATTACTACCTCTATGTAGGTGACAAAAAAGAAATGGGTATACTCGCTGAGAAAAAGTCCGCTATGTGGGTGTTTTCAAATATCCGTAGTGAGAATCGGGACCCTGGAATATTGTATTACTTAACTGGCAATAAAGTCGCCTTCAGGGTCTTCCCTTTTTCCAATAATGAAACAAGAAAAACAGGGTTTGAACTGATTCATAAAGAACCTATCCAGTTCACTATTGATGAACACACTGTTGAGCTTGGAAAGCCAAAAACTGATCAGGAGCACATTGTTGAGACTGATGACATGGTATATGTATCAGTACAACAGAAACAAGAACTGACCAAAGTATACCGAAAACCTTACTTTCATTTCATCTTGGATATTTCCAAAGAAGAGAACATTTCAAGGTTCAAAAAACAAATTGGTTTCATTACTGAGAAGTATAAAAGCCTGACTGAAAACGCCAAAATCAGCTTGGTCAACAGTGTTGTTTCTACGACCTCACTTGATGACAATTGGGAGCAGCAACTCCAAGAGGAAAACTTTGGAGAAGGATTTTATATTGACAGAGCCATCAAGACTACACTATTTAATTCTTACAAAGCACAATCTGACACATACCCTGTAATGGTTGTTGTTACAGATAATCTTGAAAATGCAGTGTTTAATAAAGATTTATCCGATTGGCAATTTGCCTTTCCTGAAGGAGATATATTCTATAACCTCAATGAATCAGGTGAATTGGAGCCTCACTCCCTAACTTCAAATCCTTATCAGTCAATTCGCAGCAATAAGCCATTGTCTTTTAGCCACCCAGTATTGGCATATAAATTAAAAGACAATTCTATCAGATATATCCCTGATAATCAAAAGGCAAGTGTCATTCTAAAGTCAGACCTCTTTGAGGTTCAATCAGCCGACATTTCTGAAAAAGACTGGACTTCTGCCCTGATTTTGCAAGGCAAATGGATTTCTAATACCCTACATCCTGAGACCTCTAGCCAAGAGTGGCTGAACTTGGTAAAGTATAGTTTTACTTCTAAAATCATGACACCGGTAACGTCATATTTAGTTGTAGAAAATGAAGCACAAAAAGCCATTCTCAAAAAGAAACAGAAGCAGGTTTTGTCAGGCAATAGATCATTGGATCTGAGTGAGGACACGCAAAGAATGAGTGAACCAAGTCTTATATTACTAGCTGTTCTGCTGATCTTTGTGATATGGTATAAACAGAGAAGAACTGCTACTAATGAGTAG
- a CDS encoding alpha/beta hydrolase, giving the protein MKHSIFFQFQTMLLVTFILCLSGCQSDGWSSVQNSETHYLKSKYTNSNYRINVWYPEGYQSSEDYHAVYLLDGDDYFREVAEYLTGVGREDIVLIGIGYKGDNQRGRDFSYPEDDDFPNDSGGAKQYIQFLNHELIPFIEKDLNLNSIDNTLFGHSLGGYLSLYLLYQQEYENPFDYHIAASPNIMWYRHYLFELEDDFYRMEQVITQNIYVTVGDLEGVALNTSFDAFQNLLESRDYKTTVAFERLPNTTHRNSPIQSFIKGIALFFNTKVIAK; this is encoded by the coding sequence ATGAAGCATTCAATTTTTTTTCAATTCCAGACCATGCTGTTGGTGACTTTTATTTTGTGCTTATCAGGCTGCCAAAGTGACGGTTGGTCATCTGTGCAGAACAGTGAAACGCATTACTTGAAGTCTAAATACACCAATTCAAATTACAGGATTAATGTATGGTACCCTGAAGGGTATCAGAGCAGTGAAGACTATCATGCAGTTTATTTATTGGATGGTGATGATTACTTCAGGGAAGTGGCCGAATATCTTACTGGAGTGGGTAGGGAAGACATTGTTCTGATAGGGATTGGATATAAAGGAGACAACCAGAGAGGCCGAGATTTTTCCTACCCTGAAGATGATGACTTTCCCAATGATTCAGGTGGAGCAAAGCAATACATTCAGTTCCTGAACCATGAGTTGATTCCCTTTATAGAAAAAGACCTGAACCTCAATAGTATTGACAATACTCTCTTTGGGCATTCATTAGGTGGGTATTTAAGTTTGTATTTACTCTATCAGCAGGAGTATGAAAACCCATTTGATTATCACATTGCAGCAAGTCCCAATATTATGTGGTACCGCCACTACTTGTTTGAGTTGGAAGATGACTTTTATCGGATGGAGCAAGTCATAACTCAAAATATCTATGTGACTGTCGGTGATTTGGAGGGAGTAGCCTTGAATACATCTTTTGATGCTTTTCAAAACCTGCTGGAAAGTAGAGATTATAAGACGACAGTAGCTTTTGAGCGGTTACCAAATACAACTCACCGGAATAGCCCAATTCAGTCATTTATAAAAGGAATAGCCTTATTTTTTAATACTAAAGTTATTGCAAAATGA
- a CDS encoding LysE family translocator — protein MFGIINFEAFLIAGIILNLTPGADTMYILGRSISQGKKAGILSALGISTGELVHCIFAALGLSIILAKSAIAFMAVKYLGAAYLIYLGIKTLFSKTKEDFKVDTSQESTNYKKVFLSGIFTNILNPKVALFFLVFLPQFIDPNFAQSPIPFLILGLVFLATGTVWCLILALFASKMSTRIRENYKFKIWLDKITGGIFVLLGIKLALSER, from the coding sequence ATGTTCGGAATAATCAACTTTGAAGCATTTCTTATCGCAGGTATCATCTTGAACCTGACGCCTGGTGCTGACACAATGTACATTTTGGGAAGAAGTATCTCTCAAGGAAAAAAAGCAGGAATTTTATCGGCTCTTGGCATCTCAACAGGAGAGCTGGTACACTGCATTTTTGCAGCATTGGGTCTTTCTATCATTCTTGCAAAGTCAGCTATTGCATTTATGGCTGTAAAATACCTAGGAGCTGCATACCTTATCTATTTAGGCATTAAGACACTCTTCAGTAAAACAAAAGAGGATTTTAAAGTAGACACCTCTCAAGAAAGCACCAACTACAAAAAAGTCTTTCTGTCTGGCATTTTCACCAATATCCTCAATCCTAAGGTTGCCTTATTCTTTTTAGTATTTTTGCCTCAGTTCATCGACCCGAATTTTGCTCAAAGCCCCATTCCTTTCTTAATCCTTGGCCTGGTTTTCTTAGCTACTGGAACTGTATGGTGCCTGATACTGGCGCTTTTCGCATCCAAGATGTCCACCAGAATCCGAGAGAATTACAAGTTCAAGATCTGGTTAGATAAAATAACAGGTGGGATTTTTGTCTTGCTGGGCATCAAACTGGCTTTATCAGAAAGGTAA
- the katG gene encoding catalase/peroxidase HPI, producing the protein MTDKTSSNGSAGKCPFHHTAGGGMQNKDWWPNQLRVDLLNQHSSKSNPMEEGFDYAKAFNSLDYEALKKDLHALMTDSQEWWPADFGHYGGLMIRLAWHSAGTYRIQDGRGGGGRGQQRFAPLNSWPDNVSLDKARRLLWPIKQKYGNKISWADLYILVGNVALESMGFKTIGFAGGRTDTWEPDHDVYWGAEGEWLATSDKPDSRYSGDRDLENPLAAVQMGLIYVNPEGPDGNPDPVAAAKDIRETFARMAMNDEETVALIAGGHTFGKTHGAGDPTLLSEDPEAAPMEAQGLGWFSKHGTGKGPDTITGGPEVIWSQTPTKWSNHFFDNLFKYEWELTKSPAGAYQWVAKDADATVPDAYDANKKHRPTMLTTDLSLKFDPVYEKISRRFYENPDEFADAFAKAWFKLTHRDMGPRSRYLGPEVPKEVFEWQDPIPEVDHTLVSDQDVSSLKAKVLASDLSIAELVYTAWSSAATFRGSDKRGGANGARIRLEPQKSWEVNQPEQLAKVLKELEGIQSVFNAAGGAKISLADLIVLAGCAGVEQAAKNAGFDITVPFDPGRMDALAEQTDVDSFEPLEPVADGFRNYLKSQVPVSAEALLIDKAQLLTLSAPEMTVLIGGMRMLGANFGGTNYGVFTGKENTLSNDFFVNLLDMGVEWKKSGDIYEGYDRETNEKKWRATRVDLVFGSNAVLRAIAEVYGSADAQEKFVKDFVAAWAKVMNLDRYDLA; encoded by the coding sequence ATGACAGACAAAACATCATCAAATGGTAGTGCAGGCAAATGTCCATTTCACCACACTGCCGGTGGAGGTATGCAGAACAAAGACTGGTGGCCAAACCAGTTGAGAGTAGATCTTCTAAACCAGCACTCCTCTAAATCCAACCCAATGGAAGAGGGTTTCGATTACGCCAAAGCATTTAACAGTCTGGACTATGAGGCGCTGAAAAAGGACCTACATGCGTTGATGACCGACTCACAGGAATGGTGGCCCGCAGACTTTGGTCACTATGGCGGTCTTATGATTCGTTTGGCTTGGCACAGTGCGGGTACTTATCGTATTCAGGATGGCCGTGGTGGTGGCGGACGTGGCCAACAGCGTTTTGCGCCACTCAATAGCTGGCCGGATAATGTCAGTTTGGACAAGGCTCGCCGATTACTTTGGCCAATCAAGCAGAAGTATGGGAATAAGATTTCATGGGCTGACCTTTATATTCTGGTAGGTAACGTTGCCTTGGAGTCCATGGGATTCAAGACAATTGGTTTTGCTGGAGGCCGTACAGACACTTGGGAACCGGACCATGATGTGTACTGGGGTGCTGAGGGCGAATGGCTGGCAACGAGTGATAAGCCAGACAGCCGTTATTCAGGAGATCGGGATTTGGAGAATCCTCTTGCAGCAGTGCAAATGGGATTAATCTATGTAAACCCTGAGGGACCTGATGGCAATCCTGATCCTGTAGCAGCAGCCAAAGACATTCGTGAGACTTTTGCCCGTATGGCGATGAACGATGAAGAGACTGTAGCCCTGATTGCAGGTGGCCATACCTTTGGTAAGACACATGGTGCTGGAGACCCGACACTCCTTAGTGAAGATCCAGAGGCTGCACCAATGGAGGCGCAAGGCTTAGGTTGGTTTAGCAAACACGGTACAGGTAAAGGCCCTGATACGATAACAGGTGGGCCTGAGGTGATTTGGTCACAAACGCCAACCAAATGGAGCAACCACTTCTTTGATAACCTGTTTAAATACGAATGGGAGTTGACCAAAAGCCCTGCTGGTGCCTATCAGTGGGTAGCGAAAGATGCGGATGCAACAGTGCCTGATGCTTATGATGCAAACAAGAAACATAGGCCTACGATGCTGACGACTGACCTTTCGCTTAAGTTTGATCCAGTCTACGAGAAAATCTCTCGCCGTTTCTACGAAAATCCAGATGAGTTTGCAGATGCTTTTGCTAAGGCTTGGTTTAAGCTAACGCACCGTGATATGGGACCACGTTCCCGTTACTTGGGACCTGAAGTGCCTAAGGAGGTGTTTGAGTGGCAAGACCCGATTCCGGAGGTGGATCATACATTGGTTAGTGATCAGGATGTATCTTCACTTAAGGCTAAGGTATTGGCATCTGACCTGTCAATAGCGGAATTGGTATACACAGCTTGGTCTTCAGCGGCTACTTTCCGTGGATCAGACAAACGTGGTGGAGCCAATGGAGCACGCATCCGTCTGGAGCCACAGAAAAGTTGGGAAGTCAATCAGCCAGAACAGTTGGCTAAAGTATTGAAAGAATTGGAAGGTATCCAGTCAGTGTTCAATGCAGCAGGCGGTGCAAAAATTTCTTTGGCAGACCTGATTGTATTGGCTGGTTGTGCAGGTGTTGAACAGGCCGCTAAGAATGCTGGATTTGATATAACGGTACCATTTGATCCGGGAAGGATGGATGCATTGGCAGAGCAAACAGATGTGGACTCTTTCGAGCCTCTGGAACCTGTAGCAGATGGTTTCCGCAATTACCTTAAAAGCCAAGTTCCTGTTTCTGCTGAAGCACTGTTGATAGACAAAGCGCAGTTGCTGACCCTTTCTGCACCTGAGATGACAGTCCTTATCGGAGGTATGCGTATGTTGGGTGCCAACTTTGGAGGTACTAACTATGGGGTGTTTACAGGTAAAGAGAATACGCTGAGCAATGATTTCTTTGTCAACTTGCTTGATATGGGAGTTGAGTGGAAGAAAAGCGGGGATATCTATGAAGGGTATGACCGTGAAACAAACGAAAAGAAATGGAGAGCTACTCGTGTAGATCTCGTGTTTGGTTCCAACGCAGTTCTTAGGGCTATTGCAGAGGTGTATGGTTCTGCGGATGCTCAGGAGAAGTTTGTGAAGGACTTTGTAGCAGCATGGGCTAAGGTGATGAACCTTGACCGTTATGATTTAGCTTAG
- a CDS encoding AraC family transcriptional regulator — MLNELFRLVLPLGTDNRGRCISKQQTDKAMEKAVKINDKLRHGAPLKVAPFRKHIRKTEPHKHNSYFEIIFLSKGSGSHTIDGRQYPINPPMLFYIRKEQVHCWDITTEPEGYVLLLKKNFLDQCLDRALDELVLKASAVTAATVTNPDPIVKLFDFLIEANNVESPYQQTILEGLLKALLGSCLSHSQTIDPLQERKNTLFNAFRKALEENSYEQRDIQYYAEKLNTSPQNLNHACRLAVNQSASAFVAETMISEAKRMLLYTDQSVAQIAFQLHFADPSHFGKYFKRHTALTPLAFRKMHA; from the coding sequence ATGTTGAATGAATTATTCAGGTTGGTTTTACCTTTAGGTACTGATAATAGAGGGAGATGTATTTCAAAGCAGCAGACAGATAAAGCAATGGAGAAAGCGGTTAAGATAAATGACAAGTTGAGGCATGGGGCACCCCTGAAAGTGGCCCCATTCAGAAAGCATATCCGCAAGACGGAACCCCATAAGCACAATAGTTATTTCGAGATCATTTTCCTGTCAAAGGGAAGCGGTAGCCATACCATTGATGGACGTCAGTACCCAATCAATCCGCCTATGCTGTTTTATATCCGTAAAGAGCAGGTCCACTGTTGGGACATCACCACTGAGCCGGAAGGTTATGTGTTGTTGCTTAAGAAAAACTTTTTGGATCAGTGTCTTGATCGGGCATTGGATGAGCTGGTATTGAAAGCCAGTGCTGTTACAGCCGCTACAGTTACCAACCCAGACCCTATCGTAAAGCTGTTTGATTTTTTGATAGAAGCCAATAACGTTGAAAGCCCCTATCAACAGACCATATTGGAAGGATTGCTGAAAGCGTTGCTTGGCAGTTGCCTTAGCCATTCCCAAACAATTGACCCGCTTCAGGAAAGAAAAAACACGCTATTCAATGCTTTCAGAAAGGCATTGGAAGAAAACAGTTATGAGCAGCGAGATATTCAGTACTACGCCGAAAAGCTGAATACATCACCACAGAACCTGAACCATGCCTGCCGTTTGGCGGTAAATCAATCTGCCTCCGCATTTGTAGCAGAAACCATGATCAGTGAAGCCAAGCGCATGTTGCTCTACACAGACCAATCTGTAGCCCAGATCGCTTTCCAGCTTCACTTTGCAGACCCATCCCATTTTGGCAAGTATTTCAAAAGGCATACAGCGCTGACCCCATTGGCTTTCCGGAAGATGCATGCATAA
- a CDS encoding LytR/AlgR family response regulator transcription factor yields MNYLLINRSFLPTHLSFSVLEVCLIAASITFLSIILTVELAPRLFISIETKENWTIGKEVLLVLLLLLTIAFFNNIVFSFLLEEPISNFLKRFGNAAFYVLGLGSIPTLMVVWLNYTIILKRNLQTAHAYNTVLEKRINQQGIETDKTIQIQTNNKHEVITLNLNCFIFAKSEGNYVDIVTKQDGEVVYTPYRISIKKLMDSLSDVAFIMSPHRSYIINLNKITAASGNARNFKLSLENVAEGIPISRNKYQAFKTAFFSQKP; encoded by the coding sequence ATGAATTACCTACTGATAAACAGGTCATTTCTTCCGACGCATCTTTCATTTTCTGTATTGGAGGTTTGTCTAATTGCTGCAAGCATAACTTTCCTCAGTATTATACTGACTGTAGAGCTTGCTCCACGTTTATTCATTTCTATTGAAACCAAAGAAAACTGGACGATTGGCAAGGAGGTATTATTGGTTTTATTACTGCTGCTGACCATTGCCTTTTTCAACAACATTGTCTTCTCCTTTTTACTGGAAGAACCCATTTCCAACTTTCTGAAAAGGTTCGGAAATGCCGCATTTTATGTTCTTGGACTAGGCTCTATCCCAACACTAATGGTTGTGTGGCTAAATTATACCATTATACTGAAAAGGAACTTACAGACTGCACATGCCTACAACACAGTTTTAGAGAAAAGAATTAACCAACAAGGTATAGAAACAGATAAAACAATTCAGATTCAGACCAACAACAAGCATGAAGTCATAACGCTAAACCTGAACTGTTTTATCTTTGCCAAATCAGAAGGGAACTACGTGGACATTGTTACAAAACAAGATGGTGAGGTGGTCTATACGCCATACCGCATTTCCATCAAAAAGCTAATGGACTCTCTCTCTGACGTTGCCTTTATTATGAGTCCTCACCGTTCTTATATTATTAACCTGAACAAAATAACAGCCGCCTCAGGGAATGCCCGGAATTTCAAACTATCACTTGAAAATGTAGCGGAAGGAATCCCAATCTCAAGAAATAAGTATCAGGCATTCAAAACCGCTTTTTTCAGTCAGAAACCATAA
- a CDS encoding carbon-nitrogen hydrolase family protein, with product MKLAIVQLEPVKGDIEKNITQHVSWIKKAAQQGADMVVFPELSLSGYEPELASSIATNQDDKRLDVIQALSNEYQVTVGAGLPTRDGDNLFISMIIFRPSQARITYSKQFLYPTETSVFTAANNPLALPFGAETVAPAICYELSNKEHHEMAAQNKATAYVASVLNAVSGVDADLEKLGDIAKQYQMTTMMANFIGTSGGYACAGKSSVWNKDGQLLAQLGTEEEGMIVFDTETKEANIVAENR from the coding sequence ATGAAACTTGCCATTGTACAACTGGAGCCCGTAAAAGGAGACATTGAAAAAAACATCACCCAACATGTAAGCTGGATCAAAAAGGCAGCCCAACAAGGTGCCGACATGGTGGTGTTCCCTGAGCTTTCATTAAGTGGGTATGAGCCTGAACTTGCCAGTTCCATCGCCACCAACCAAGACGACAAGCGACTGGATGTTATTCAAGCGTTAAGCAATGAATATCAGGTTACGGTTGGAGCAGGCTTACCAACAAGAGACGGAGACAATTTGTTTATCAGCATGATTATATTCCGTCCTAGCCAGGCGCGCATCACCTATTCAAAGCAGTTCCTATACCCGACTGAAACTTCCGTTTTTACAGCAGCCAATAACCCACTGGCGCTTCCCTTTGGTGCTGAAACCGTTGCACCTGCCATCTGCTATGAGCTTTCCAATAAGGAACACCACGAAATGGCTGCACAGAACAAGGCTACTGCCTACGTAGCCAGTGTACTGAACGCTGTAAGCGGGGTTGACGCCGATCTGGAGAAGTTGGGTGACATCGCCAAGCAATACCAGATGACCACGATGATGGCAAACTTTATTGGCACGTCTGGTGGATATGCATGTGCAGGTAAGTCTTCGGTTTGGAACAAGGACGGTCAGCTACTGGCTCAGCTTGGTACTGAAGAGGAAGGGATGATTGTATTTGATACCGAAACCAAAGAGGCTAACATAGTTGCTGAAAATCGCTAA